A window of Exiguobacterium sp. FSL W8-0210 contains these coding sequences:
- a CDS encoding flagellar biosynthesis protein FlhF has product MERIKRELGNDAIILNTRHIKVGGFFGLFAKKKVELVASVDEHVSSEPVVSKQATSRKDIVETIQPIPMRPTIVTIGERPLPKELRHYAPLLAEPALQQVSERLHERLLTAYYQTQQTELTDLLTEEVKSALRVTPSTARYVMLTGPTGVGKTTTIAKLAAHHTLIKNQRVGLITTDTYRISAIEQLKTYADILGIPIHVAYDLEDFERAKQALASCDIVLVDTAGRNFLDEAYVEQLRSRHDFEDTDVFLVLSLTSKYRDLLQIHDRFSKIPLSGIVFSKADETSELWSMFGLMTETELPIYCVTTGQEVPEDITFATADELSRMIVERGMR; this is encoded by the coding sequence ATGGAACGGATCAAACGCGAACTCGGGAACGATGCCATTATATTAAATACTCGCCACATCAAAGTGGGCGGATTCTTTGGTTTATTTGCGAAGAAAAAAGTGGAACTGGTTGCATCGGTGGATGAACATGTCTCAAGCGAACCTGTCGTCTCAAAGCAAGCAACGAGTCGGAAGGACATTGTGGAAACCATCCAACCGATCCCTATGCGTCCAACGATCGTTACGATCGGCGAACGACCATTGCCAAAAGAATTGCGACATTATGCGCCGCTGTTGGCAGAACCAGCGTTACAACAGGTGTCTGAACGATTGCATGAGCGATTACTGACTGCGTACTATCAAACGCAGCAAACGGAATTAACCGATCTCTTGACGGAAGAAGTGAAGTCGGCATTGCGCGTGACGCCGTCGACTGCACGTTATGTCATGCTGACAGGACCGACTGGTGTCGGAAAGACAACGACCATCGCTAAACTCGCTGCACATCATACGCTCATTAAAAATCAACGAGTTGGTCTCATCACAACCGATACATACCGGATCTCAGCGATTGAACAACTGAAGACATATGCCGACATATTAGGTATTCCGATTCATGTTGCATACGACCTGGAAGATTTCGAACGAGCGAAGCAGGCGCTAGCTTCATGCGATATCGTACTTGTCGATACAGCGGGACGGAATTTCCTTGACGAAGCATATGTAGAGCAATTACGAAGTCGTCATGACTTTGAGGATACGGATGTATTCTTAGTTCTTAGTTTGACATCGAAATACCGAGATTTATTACAGATCCACGATCGTTTCAGTAAGATTCCCTTATCAGGGATCGTTTTTTCGAAAGCAGATGAAACAAGTGAACTGTGGTCGATGTTTGGGCTTATGACAGAGACGGAGTTACCAATCTATTGCGTGACAACGGGTCAAGAAGTGCCAGAAGACATCACGTTCGCTACGGCGGATGAGTTATCCCGAATGATCGTCGAGAGAGGGATGAGATGA
- the flhA gene encoding flagellar biosynthesis protein FlhA, with product MSISTRDLTVLLGVIMIVFMLVIPLPAIMLDFLIIINILIALMVLLVAMNAKEALEFSVFPTLLLIVTLFRLALNVSTTRAILSNGNGGEVIEAFGNFVVGGKPLVGFVVFLILVLIQFLVITKGSERVSEVSARFTLDAMPGKQMAIDADLNSGMIDELQARTRRQKIQSEADFYGAMDGASKFVKGDAIAGIIIVIINLIFGMIIGVVQQGLPMADSVELYTLLTVGDGLVSQIPALLISVATGIIVTRSTSDGNLGEDVIGQLARTPLLVGIAAGAIFFLGLFTAIPDYVTMPIAALFGFFAWRMKQTTKTMQEEVAVEEAPSENLRSSESVISLLNVDTIEFEFGYGLIPLADEAQGGDLLDRVVMIRRQLALELGFVLPTVRIRDHLQLSPNQYRIKIRGSEMASGELLLDHYLAMSPGVDDPEIRGIETVEPAFGMPALWIDEQTRSRAEMSGYTVVDPPSVVATHLTELLKKHAAELLGREETKQLVDHLKESHPILVEEVTPQLLSIGELQKVFVQLLKEKVSIRNLPLIFETLADYAAVTKDSELLAEYVRQSLSRQITEQVMQGDVLHVVTISSEMELDIQSAIQKTEFGNYLALDPEKATRFIETLQERAMEFERYGAHPIILTSPSIRMFVRQLTERYFPDIPILSYNELMPTIEVKSIGVI from the coding sequence ATGAGTATATCAACAAGAGATTTAACGGTCCTGCTAGGCGTCATCATGATCGTCTTCATGCTCGTCATTCCACTGCCCGCTATCATGCTCGACTTTTTGATCATCATCAATATTCTCATTGCCTTGATGGTATTGCTCGTTGCGATGAATGCCAAAGAGGCACTAGAGTTTTCTGTCTTTCCAACATTGTTATTGATCGTTACCTTGTTTCGTCTTGCGCTTAACGTCTCGACGACACGGGCAATCCTGTCAAACGGAAACGGTGGCGAAGTCATCGAGGCTTTCGGTAACTTTGTGGTCGGCGGTAAGCCGCTCGTCGGCTTCGTCGTCTTCTTGATTCTCGTCTTAATCCAGTTCCTCGTCATCACGAAGGGTTCGGAACGGGTCTCGGAAGTGTCGGCACGTTTTACGCTTGATGCGATGCCAGGGAAACAGATGGCAATCGATGCTGACTTGAATTCCGGTATGATCGATGAATTACAAGCTCGGACCCGCCGCCAAAAAATCCAGTCTGAAGCAGACTTTTACGGTGCGATGGATGGTGCCTCGAAGTTCGTTAAAGGAGATGCGATCGCCGGTATCATCATTGTCATCATTAACTTGATCTTCGGAATGATCATCGGTGTCGTTCAGCAAGGTTTACCGATGGCAGATTCAGTCGAACTGTACACGTTACTGACGGTCGGAGACGGTCTTGTCAGTCAGATCCCAGCCCTTTTAATTTCGGTGGCGACCGGGATCATCGTCACGCGCTCGACTTCAGATGGAAACCTCGGTGAGGATGTCATCGGTCAATTGGCACGGACACCTTTACTTGTCGGAATCGCAGCTGGGGCAATCTTCTTTCTCGGATTGTTCACGGCGATTCCCGACTACGTCACGATGCCGATTGCAGCCCTGTTCGGCTTCTTCGCTTGGCGGATGAAGCAGACGACGAAGACGATGCAAGAAGAAGTTGCGGTCGAAGAAGCACCGAGTGAAAACTTACGATCAAGCGAATCAGTCATTTCCTTACTCAATGTCGATACGATTGAATTCGAATTCGGTTACGGATTGATTCCACTCGCTGATGAAGCCCAAGGCGGCGATTTACTCGATCGTGTCGTCATGATTCGTCGGCAGCTAGCGCTTGAACTTGGATTCGTTCTACCGACCGTTCGGATTCGCGATCATCTGCAGTTATCCCCGAACCAGTATCGAATCAAGATTCGCGGAAGTGAGATGGCAAGTGGTGAGCTTTTACTGGATCATTACTTAGCGATGAGCCCAGGTGTCGATGATCCAGAAATTCGAGGTATCGAAACGGTCGAACCAGCCTTTGGTATGCCAGCACTCTGGATTGATGAACAGACACGTAGTCGAGCAGAGATGTCAGGGTATACGGTCGTTGATCCACCATCTGTCGTCGCGACACATTTGACGGAGCTCTTGAAGAAACATGCCGCTGAATTACTCGGACGAGAAGAGACGAAACAATTGGTCGACCATTTGAAGGAATCGCATCCGATTCTAGTCGAAGAAGTCACACCACAGCTGTTATCGATCGGTGAACTTCAAAAAGTATTCGTTCAATTACTAAAAGAAAAAGTCTCGATTCGAAATCTACCATTGATTTTCGAAACGCTCGCAGATTATGCAGCTGTGACGAAAGACAGCGAATTGCTCGCGGAATATGTTCGTCAATCCTTATCGCGTCAAATTACGGAACAGGTCATGCAAGGAGATGTCTTGCACGTCGTGACGATCTCAAGTGAGATGGAACTGGATATCCAGTCGGCCATCCAAAAGACTGAGTTCGGTAATTATTTAGCGCTTGATCCCGAAAAGGCGACACGTTTCATCGAGACGTTGCAAGAGCGAGCAATGGAATTCGAACGATACGGGGCGCATCCGATCATCCTGACTTCTCCAAGTATCCGGATGTTCGTTCGTCAATTGACAGAACGCTATTTTCCAGATATTCCGATTTTGTCCTATAACGAATTAATGCCGACGATCGAAGTCAAGAGTATTGGGGTGATTTAA
- the flhB gene encoding flagellar biosynthesis protein FlhB codes for MHSYRLRLDLQYFAGEKTEKATPRKRDDSRKKGQVAKSADLTSSFMLFAMFLVLYFFGPFLGRRFVLVLQDGLSASQVLQAVEEGRVEQILIEMLMQMGILVAPFFLTAVVIGILGNFVQIGVLLSGEAIQPKLDRINPLQGVKRIVSVKALVEFLKSVFKLLVIGVTSGTVLWNNKVEISRLTSEPIGDALAIIGHLTFLLGLSVSIALIALAILDFAYQKFDFEKSIRMSKQDLKDEHKNTEGDPQIKGKIKQQQREMAMRRMMQEIPNADVVITNPTHYAVAIQYDDGKHMAPIVVAKGVDAVAFRIREKATAAEVPIVENRPLARALFAQSEIGMAVDETFYQALAETLAFVYQLKQAK; via the coding sequence ATGCATTCATATCGATTACGCCTTGATCTTCAGTACTTCGCTGGTGAGAAGACGGAAAAAGCGACACCTCGAAAGCGGGATGACTCGCGTAAAAAGGGACAGGTCGCAAAATCAGCAGATTTAACGAGCAGTTTTATGTTATTCGCGATGTTTCTCGTCCTCTATTTTTTTGGTCCGTTTCTAGGACGGCGTTTCGTTCTCGTCCTGCAAGATGGTCTTAGTGCTAGTCAAGTCCTGCAAGCGGTCGAAGAAGGACGAGTTGAACAGATTCTCATCGAGATGCTGATGCAAATGGGGATTTTAGTCGCACCTTTCTTTTTAACAGCGGTCGTGATTGGTATTCTCGGAAACTTCGTTCAAATCGGTGTGCTCTTAAGCGGTGAGGCGATTCAGCCGAAACTGGACCGGATCAATCCGCTTCAAGGCGTCAAACGGATCGTGAGCGTCAAAGCACTCGTCGAGTTTTTGAAATCGGTCTTTAAATTGCTGGTGATCGGTGTAACAAGCGGAACAGTCTTATGGAACAACAAGGTCGAGATCTCGAGATTGACCTCGGAACCGATTGGCGATGCGTTAGCTATCATTGGTCATTTAACATTTTTACTCGGTTTATCGGTCAGTATCGCCTTGATCGCGTTAGCCATTCTGGACTTCGCATATCAAAAATTTGATTTTGAAAAGTCGATCCGAATGAGTAAGCAGGATTTAAAGGATGAGCATAAAAACACAGAGGGTGACCCTCAAATCAAAGGAAAGATTAAACAACAACAACGGGAGATGGCGATGCGGCGGATGATGCAAGAAATACCAAATGCCGACGTCGTCATCACGAACCCGACCCATTATGCGGTAGCGATCCAATACGATGACGGTAAACATATGGCACCGATCGTCGTTGCGAAAGGCGTAGATGCTGTCGCGTTCCGGATTCGGGAGAAGGCGACAGCAGCTGAGGTCCCGATTGTTGAAAACCGTCCGCTCGCGCGGGCGTTGTTCGCTCAATCAGAAATTGGTATGGCAGTGGATGAAACGTTCTATCAGGCGCTCGCTGAAACACTCGCCTTTGTCTATCAACTGAAACAAGCAAAATGA